A genomic region of Streptomyces sp. R33 contains the following coding sequences:
- a CDS encoding exopolysaccharide biosynthesis polyprenyl glycosylphosphotransferase — translation MTMDSAPARHTGQGGTGPAGGTAGTAAVRRSVTAIHPPRRPRADPARPLARPQRVRRRDGVVPLLTADALAAVLTTTVLARPGAALPAEAAAPIAVLAAALHAQAGLYRPRLAPSALLDLPALAGRAAVLWCGVAAVVAATAGGRALGWSALLSAVCLQILLTCTGRGFANGLRCRSARRRPYSALVVGPGAGASAVAAALHGRPEYGLRPVGLADTGAGEEGGGSVPVLATHEDIRRAVIQNSVRHAVFTRPPEADERTASLVRLFHDHGCRLWLADPAGTAKVTGMRVAQPADQLWGYAVQPLLPRPSRPVERWVKRAVDGLLAAIALIAAAPVMGVCALAVRISDGPGVIFRQERVGLYGRPFTLLKFRTLRADEHESATRWTVAGDHRMSPIGSLLRKSSLDELPQLWNVVRGDMSLVGPRPERPFFVAKFAAVHPGYEARHRMPVGITGLAQINGLRGDTSIEDRARFDNHYIDTWSLWQDLWILARTAASFFRFRLGGS, via the coding sequence ATGACGATGGACAGCGCACCCGCCCGGCACACCGGGCAGGGCGGCACGGGGCCCGCCGGAGGCACCGCCGGCACCGCAGCCGTCCGACGGTCCGTGACCGCCATCCACCCCCCGCGCCGGCCCAGGGCCGACCCGGCCCGGCCCCTGGCGCGGCCGCAGCGGGTCCGGCGCCGCGACGGGGTCGTCCCGCTGCTGACCGCCGACGCGCTGGCGGCCGTACTGACCACGACGGTCCTGGCCCGGCCCGGGGCGGCGCTGCCGGCCGAGGCCGCCGCCCCGATCGCCGTGCTGGCCGCCGCGCTGCACGCGCAGGCCGGTCTGTACCGGCCGCGACTCGCGCCCTCCGCGCTGCTGGACCTGCCCGCGCTGGCCGGGCGGGCCGCCGTCCTGTGGTGCGGGGTCGCCGCCGTCGTTGCCGCCACGGCAGGGGGCCGGGCCCTGGGCTGGTCCGCCCTGCTGAGCGCCGTCTGCCTGCAGATCCTGCTGACGTGCACGGGCCGCGGGTTCGCCAACGGGCTCCGCTGCCGCTCCGCCCGGCGCCGCCCCTACTCCGCCCTCGTCGTCGGCCCCGGAGCCGGGGCGAGCGCGGTCGCCGCCGCCCTGCACGGGCGCCCCGAGTACGGGCTGCGGCCCGTCGGGCTCGCCGACACCGGCGCCGGCGAGGAGGGCGGCGGCAGCGTGCCGGTGCTCGCCACCCACGAGGACATCCGGCGCGCGGTCATCCAGAACTCGGTCCGGCACGCGGTGTTCACCCGCCCGCCGGAGGCCGACGAGCGCACCGCCTCCCTCGTCCGCCTCTTCCACGACCACGGCTGCCGGCTCTGGCTCGCCGACCCGGCCGGCACCGCCAAGGTGACCGGCATGCGGGTGGCCCAACCCGCCGACCAGCTGTGGGGGTACGCCGTACAGCCGCTGCTGCCCCGCCCGTCCCGGCCGGTGGAGCGCTGGGTGAAGCGGGCCGTCGACGGGCTGCTGGCCGCGATCGCACTGATCGCGGCCGCGCCCGTGATGGGCGTGTGCGCGCTCGCGGTACGGATCTCCGACGGGCCCGGGGTGATCTTCCGGCAGGAGCGGGTCGGCCTGTACGGGCGCCCGTTCACGCTGCTGAAGTTCCGCACCCTGCGCGCCGACGAGCACGAGTCCGCCACCCGGTGGACGGTCGCGGGCGACCACCGCATGAGCCCCATCGGCTCCTTGCTGCGCAAGTCCTCGCTCGACGAGCTGCCGCAGCTGTGGAACGTCGTACGGGGTGACATGAGCCTGGTCGGACCGCGGCCGGAACGGCCGTTCTTCGTGGCGAAGTTCGCCGCCGTGCACCCCGGCTACGAGGCCCGGCACCGGATGCCCGTCGGCATCACCGGGCTCGCCCAGATCAACGGCCTGCGCGGGGACACCTCCATCGAGGACCGGGCCCGCTTCGACAACCACTACATCGACACCTGGTCGCTGTGGCAGGACCTGTGGATCCTCGCCCGCACCGCGGCCTCCTTCTTCCGCTTCCGGCTGGGGGGCAGCTGA
- a CDS encoding O-antigen ligase family protein, whose product MSVAVSLGGSRPPDAAGLLRRHWPLLPLAATVLLLLAPIAAGDASTSGKVGPADAASLVLVFVCVVQALRGRVRELSPLGVPVLGVPAVGLAVATVTAGDPYAALPGFVRYLQVFVLVPAAIVLLVRDAGEFRLAAGCFVVLALVQGAVGVVQYATHTGASYQGEDVRAVGTFGPGDVMGMATVVAYGLVVATAAALAPGLPRRVRQSAGAAALVLVVPLVLSFSRGAWIATAGAAVLVMLLAGIRRALKVLLALAAAGVVLVGGLGVGSEMVAERLTSITQVSSAPDQSVTDRYTMWAAAESMWRERPAVGVGLKGFPANRDGHSSLGLSSGSDTAGAGQAYIRQPLLSPHNMYLLVLSEQGLIGLTALAGGWAALLVAGLRRCATGGSGLQDCGLIAIGLFVWQLTDFLYADIGGPSTVLTGVIIGLAAWWALPSRQDATGLAAAADGRTGLAAGLRAVPGADGR is encoded by the coding sequence ATGAGCGTCGCCGTATCCCTGGGCGGCTCCCGGCCGCCCGACGCCGCGGGGTTGCTGCGGCGGCACTGGCCGCTGCTGCCGCTCGCCGCGACCGTCCTGCTGCTCCTCGCCCCGATCGCGGCGGGTGACGCGAGCACCTCCGGCAAGGTCGGACCGGCCGATGCCGCATCCCTGGTGCTGGTGTTCGTGTGCGTGGTGCAGGCGCTGCGCGGGCGGGTGCGGGAGCTGAGCCCGCTGGGCGTGCCTGTGCTGGGCGTGCCCGCCGTGGGGCTGGCCGTCGCGACCGTGACCGCCGGGGACCCGTACGCGGCGCTGCCCGGTTTCGTGCGCTACCTCCAGGTGTTCGTGCTGGTCCCGGCGGCGATCGTGCTGCTGGTGCGCGACGCCGGGGAGTTCCGGCTGGCTGCGGGGTGCTTCGTGGTGCTGGCGCTGGTGCAGGGCGCGGTGGGGGTCGTGCAGTACGCGACCCACACCGGGGCCTCGTACCAGGGCGAGGACGTCCGGGCCGTCGGCACGTTCGGCCCCGGCGACGTGATGGGCATGGCCACCGTGGTGGCGTACGGGCTGGTCGTGGCGACCGCCGCGGCGCTGGCTCCGGGACTGCCCCGCCGGGTACGACAGTCGGCGGGCGCCGCTGCGCTGGTACTGGTGGTGCCGCTGGTGCTGTCGTTCAGCCGGGGCGCCTGGATCGCCACCGCCGGCGCGGCGGTGCTGGTGATGCTGCTGGCCGGGATCCGGCGGGCCCTGAAGGTGCTCCTCGCGCTGGCCGCGGCCGGTGTGGTGCTGGTGGGCGGGCTCGGGGTCGGCTCCGAGATGGTCGCGGAGCGGCTGACCTCGATCACCCAGGTCTCCAGCGCCCCCGACCAGTCGGTGACCGACCGCTACACGATGTGGGCCGCCGCCGAGTCGATGTGGCGCGAGCGGCCGGCGGTCGGCGTGGGCCTCAAGGGCTTCCCGGCCAACCGGGACGGGCACTCCTCGCTGGGGCTGTCCTCCGGCAGCGACACCGCCGGCGCGGGGCAGGCGTACATCCGCCAGCCGCTGCTCTCCCCGCACAACATGTACCTGCTGGTGCTGAGCGAGCAGGGCCTGATCGGGCTGACCGCGCTGGCGGGAGGCTGGGCGGCGCTGCTGGTCGCGGGACTGCGGCGGTGCGCCACGGGCGGGTCCGGGCTCCAGGACTGCGGCCTGATCGCGATCGGGCTGTTCGTCTGGCAGCTCACCGACTTCCTGTACGCCGACATCGGCGGGCCGTCCACCGTCCTGACCGGAGTGATCATCGGCCTGGCGGCCTGGTGGGCCTTGCCCTCCCGGCAGGACGCCACCGGCCTCGCCGCTGCCGCGGACGGGCGCACCGGCCTCGCCGCCGGCCTGCGCGCCGTACCGGGTGCGGACGGCCGGTGA
- the murJ gene encoding murein biosynthesis integral membrane protein MurJ: MTDTTPWRRPAAAATEVAAAAGRPPHPDPAPVPPVPPVPPLGPGHARAVGGAGGSGAGGSGGGSAPAPLGRFLAKAAAVTAGLTAAGAVFGLVRDQTIAHLFGAGHDSDAFLIAWTVPEMASTLLIEDAMALLMVPAFSHALARRAAGRAGLTRKEARAQDPVRLLVGATLPRLAVLLAAVASVLVVAAPLVVAVLAPGLPDPDLAVECTRMTALTVLSFGIAGYFSAALRAHRSFVPPAAIYVSYNVGIIGTMVALHAAWGVRAAAAGVAVGGLLMALVQLPAFIRNVGFGPSRAKGAPRSQRDRDRPTLMAFGLIAPVIFFAVFRQSQVLVERFLAASLPPGAISHLNYAQKVAQMPMVLSLMICTVTFPVVAQAMAGGEREKARRRVEQDLALASLAVLMGSALVIGYAPQIIQVLFERGAFTHRDTMATASVMRVYGLGLLGHCLVGALSRPFFSTARPTWFPALAMGAGLLVNIVAGAFAVRWWGTYGIAAANAAGISTTAVLLLTGLGSRIVAIQVRRVALSIGRLSVAAVGACGTGWIAGPMIPDPMLSAALGCLLVPAMFGACGMAIRALEITALPAQITKMTQRFRNAR, encoded by the coding sequence GTGACGGATACGACGCCCTGGCGGCGGCCCGCGGCCGCGGCGACCGAAGTCGCCGCGGCTGCGGGCCGTCCGCCGCACCCCGACCCGGCTCCGGTCCCGCCGGTGCCCCCCGTTCCCCCGCTCGGCCCCGGCCATGCGCGGGCGGTCGGCGGGGCCGGGGGGAGCGGAGCCGGCGGGAGCGGAGGCGGGAGCGCGCCGGCTCCGCTGGGGCGGTTCCTGGCCAAGGCCGCCGCCGTCACGGCGGGACTGACCGCCGCCGGGGCGGTGTTCGGGCTGGTCCGGGACCAGACCATCGCGCATCTCTTCGGGGCCGGGCACGACAGCGACGCGTTCCTGATCGCCTGGACCGTGCCCGAGATGGCCTCGACGCTGCTGATCGAGGACGCCATGGCGCTGCTGATGGTGCCCGCGTTCAGCCATGCCCTGGCCCGGCGGGCGGCCGGCCGCGCGGGGCTCACCCGCAAGGAGGCCCGCGCGCAGGACCCCGTACGGCTGCTCGTGGGGGCGACCCTGCCGCGGCTGGCGGTGCTCCTGGCGGCCGTCGCCTCCGTGCTGGTCGTTGCCGCGCCGCTCGTCGTCGCCGTGCTCGCGCCCGGACTGCCGGATCCGGACCTGGCCGTGGAGTGCACCCGGATGACCGCACTGACCGTGCTGTCGTTCGGCATCGCGGGGTACTTCAGCGCCGCCCTCCGGGCGCACCGTTCGTTCGTTCCACCGGCCGCGATCTACGTCTCGTACAACGTCGGGATCATCGGGACGATGGTCGCGCTGCACGCGGCGTGGGGGGTGCGGGCCGCGGCCGCCGGGGTCGCCGTCGGCGGGCTGCTGATGGCGCTGGTCCAACTGCCCGCGTTCATCCGGAACGTGGGCTTCGGCCCGTCCCGCGCGAAGGGCGCGCCGCGCAGCCAGCGCGACCGGGACCGGCCCACCCTGATGGCGTTCGGGCTGATCGCCCCGGTCATCTTCTTCGCCGTGTTCCGGCAGTCGCAGGTCCTGGTCGAGCGGTTCCTGGCCGCCTCGCTGCCGCCCGGGGCCATCTCGCACCTGAACTACGCGCAGAAGGTCGCGCAGATGCCGATGGTGCTGTCGCTGATGATCTGCACCGTCACCTTCCCCGTCGTCGCCCAGGCCATGGCCGGCGGCGAGCGCGAGAAGGCCCGGCGGCGCGTCGAACAGGACCTCGCACTGGCTTCCCTCGCCGTCCTCATGGGCAGCGCCCTCGTCATCGGGTACGCGCCCCAGATCATCCAGGTCCTCTTCGAACGCGGCGCCTTCACCCACCGCGACACAATGGCCACCGCCTCCGTCATGCGGGTCTACGGCCTCGGACTCCTCGGCCACTGCCTCGTCGGGGCGCTGTCCCGGCCCTTCTTCTCGACCGCCCGGCCCACCTGGTTCCCGGCGCTCGCGATGGGCGCCGGACTCCTCGTCAACATCGTGGCCGGAGCCTTCGCCGTCCGCTGGTGGGGCACGTACGGCATCGCCGCAGCCAACGCCGCCGGCATCTCCACCACCGCCGTCCTGCTGCTCACCGGGCTCGGCTCGCGGATCGTCGCCATCCAGGTCCGCCGGGTCGCGCTGAGCATCGGCCGGCTCTCCGTCGCCGCCGTCGGCGCCTGCGGCACCGGCTGGATCGCCGGTCCCATGATCCCCGACCCGATGCTCAGCGCCGCACTCGGCTGCCTGCTCGTTCCCGCCATGTTCGGCGCCTGCGGCATGGCCATACGGGCGCTCGAGATCACCGCCCTGCCCGCCCAGATCACCAAGATGACCCAGAGGTTCCGCAATGCCCGCTGA
- a CDS encoding polysaccharide deacetylase family protein, protein MPADTRTAPAAATVPARRTASPWVLMYHSVAEFTDPAEDPYGITVTPGTLEGQLLWLRSRGLRGVSVGELLRAHAAGRGAGLVGLTFDDGYTDYLTRALPLLRRHDCTSTLFVLPGRLGVDNAWDPLGPRKSLLTAEGIREVAAAGQEIGSHGLLHQDLTAAADDILQQELRGSRELIRELTGTLPEGFCYPYGHLDERVVAATRAAGYGYACAIDPGRLAGPHALPRTHVSQADGAGRLRIKQLRHRVRELRRAVHR, encoded by the coding sequence ATGCCCGCTGACACCCGCACGGCGCCGGCCGCCGCGACGGTCCCCGCCCGCCGGACCGCCTCGCCGTGGGTCCTGATGTACCACTCGGTCGCCGAGTTCACCGACCCCGCAGAGGACCCGTACGGCATCACCGTCACCCCGGGCACGCTGGAGGGCCAGCTGCTGTGGCTGCGCTCCCGGGGCCTGCGCGGGGTGTCCGTCGGCGAACTGCTCCGGGCGCACGCGGCCGGGCGCGGCGCCGGGCTCGTCGGGCTGACCTTCGACGACGGCTACACCGACTACCTGACCCGGGCGCTGCCGCTGCTGCGCCGCCACGACTGCACCTCGACGCTGTTCGTGCTGCCCGGGCGGCTCGGGGTGGACAACGCGTGGGACCCGCTCGGTCCGCGCAAGTCCCTGCTGACCGCCGAGGGCATCCGCGAAGTGGCCGCCGCCGGACAGGAGATCGGTTCGCACGGGCTGCTCCACCAGGACCTCACCGCGGCCGCCGACGACATCCTCCAGCAGGAGCTGCGGGGCAGCCGCGAGCTGATCCGGGAGCTGACCGGGACCCTGCCGGAGGGGTTCTGCTACCCGTACGGGCACCTCGACGAGCGGGTCGTCGCGGCGACGCGGGCCGCCGGGTACGGGTACGCGTGCGCCATCGACCCCGGGCGGCTGGCCGGCCCGCACGCCCTGCCGCGCACCCACGTCAGCCAGGCGGACGGGGCCGGGCGGCTGCGGATCAAGCAGCTGCGGCACCGGGTGCGGGAGCTGCGGCGGGCGGTGCACCGATGA
- a CDS encoding glycosyltransferase yields the protein MKSPRALHIITGLGVGGAEQQLRLLLRHMPMRCDVLTLTNPGPVAEGLRADGVRVVHLGMRGNRDLGALPRLVRFIRREQYDLVHTHLYRACVYGRLAARLAGVGATVATEHSLGEGEIEGRRLTSGVRALYLASERLGAATVAVSDTVAARLEGWGVPAARVHVVPNGIEAVRFRFDEGVRRATRARSGLPERAFVVGGVGRLVPGKRFDSLVRAVAALPGAHLLLAGDGPERAALRRLAAELGAQSRVHLLGERDPLGDSADGRTPGIPALLAAMDVFVSPSREEAFGLAVVEALAAGLPVLHVTCPAIDDLPAAQAPGARRIGTGTEELVAALRGHMEAGARRLPPPPVVRRYDIARSADQLLEVYALALSGAPAPAPRPPAGPELPGCAVEGAAVRSTAGRRPDSRGADPDPAPHTPAGLEVPPGG from the coding sequence ATGAAGTCGCCACGGGCGCTGCACATCATCACGGGGCTCGGGGTCGGCGGCGCCGAGCAGCAACTGAGGCTGCTGCTGCGGCACATGCCGATGCGCTGCGACGTGCTGACCCTGACCAACCCCGGGCCGGTGGCCGAGGGGCTGCGGGCCGACGGGGTCCGGGTGGTGCACCTGGGGATGCGGGGCAACCGGGACCTGGGGGCGCTGCCGAGGCTGGTGCGGTTCATCCGGCGCGAGCAGTACGACCTCGTGCACACGCACCTGTACCGGGCCTGCGTGTACGGGCGGCTCGCGGCCCGGCTCGCGGGGGTCGGGGCGACCGTGGCCACCGAGCACTCCCTCGGCGAGGGCGAGATCGAGGGCCGGCGGCTGACGTCCGGGGTGCGGGCGCTGTACCTGGCCAGTGAGCGGCTGGGCGCGGCGACCGTGGCGGTGTCGGACACCGTGGCGGCGCGGCTGGAGGGGTGGGGCGTGCCGGCCGCGCGGGTGCATGTCGTACCGAACGGGATCGAGGCCGTCCGCTTCCGCTTCGACGAAGGCGTGCGCAGGGCCACCCGGGCCCGCAGCGGGCTGCCCGAACGGGCGTTCGTGGTCGGCGGGGTCGGGCGGCTGGTGCCGGGCAAGCGGTTCGACTCGCTGGTCCGGGCGGTGGCGGCGCTGCCGGGCGCGCATCTGCTGCTCGCCGGGGACGGTCCGGAGCGGGCGGCGCTGCGGCGGCTGGCGGCGGAGCTGGGCGCGCAGAGCCGGGTCCATCTGTTGGGGGAGCGGGACCCGCTGGGCGACAGCGCGGACGGGCGGACGCCGGGGATCCCGGCGCTGCTGGCCGCGATGGACGTCTTCGTGTCGCCGTCGCGGGAGGAGGCGTTCGGGCTGGCGGTCGTGGAGGCGCTGGCTGCGGGGCTGCCCGTGCTGCACGTCACCTGTCCGGCGATCGACGACCTCCCGGCGGCGCAGGCGCCGGGGGCGCGGCGGATCGGGACCGGGACGGAGGAGCTGGTCGCCGCCCTGCGCGGGCACATGGAGGCGGGCGCGCGTCGGCTGCCGCCGCCACCAGTGGTCCGCCGCTACGACATCGCCCGCAGCGCGGACCAGCTCCTCGAGGTCTACGCCCTGGCCCTGTCCGGAGCCCCGGCCCCTGCGCCCCGGCCGCCGGCCGGGCCGGAACTGCCGGGCTGCGCCGTGGAAGGCGCTGCGGTGCGGTCGACGGCCGGCCGCAGGCCGGACTCCCGGGGCGCTGACCCGGACCCCGCGCCTCACACGCCGGCGGGGCTGGAAGTGCCGCCGGGCGGTTGA
- a CDS encoding GNAT family N-acetyltransferase — MTTGSTGALSVTLCRDPRQFAALEEPWNRLFRACPTATPFQSHAWLHSWWLSYGRDGRLRIVLVRRGGELVGACALMLVHRPLPLLVPLGGGITDYFDVLVDAQYADQVVPALARGLHRAARGAVVDLREVRPGAAAEALYGQWPGIRSKLADSTCMELPALPFDELVKRMPASGAQRVRAKLRKTDAAGIEEHEVTEQEVPRAVRTLLQLHEKQWRGRGVTPEHLRPRFAEHLTRATRRMVRAGEGRLTEFRLDGKVVAANVTLLSGALSGGYLYGADPDLRTRKVDVATLLLRYEAGRALAEGRPVVSFLRGNEPYKNHWRPETVVNQRFLLARTALAPLLRLHESQVTGRERAVDALREALPAARDWRARLNELRVR, encoded by the coding sequence ATGACTACGGGCTCCACCGGGGCCCTGTCGGTGACGCTGTGCCGCGACCCCCGGCAGTTCGCCGCGCTGGAAGAGCCGTGGAACCGGCTCTTCCGGGCCTGTCCCACCGCCACTCCCTTCCAGAGCCACGCCTGGCTGCACTCCTGGTGGCTCTCGTACGGCCGGGACGGGCGGCTGCGCATCGTGCTCGTACGGCGCGGCGGGGAACTCGTCGGCGCCTGCGCGCTGATGCTCGTCCACCGGCCGCTGCCGCTCCTGGTGCCGCTCGGCGGCGGCATCACCGACTACTTCGACGTGCTCGTGGACGCGCAGTACGCCGACCAGGTCGTTCCGGCGCTGGCCCGCGGGCTGCACCGGGCCGCCCGCGGCGCGGTCGTCGACCTGCGCGAGGTGCGGCCCGGGGCCGCCGCCGAGGCGCTGTACGGCCAGTGGCCGGGGATCCGGAGCAAGCTCGCCGACTCCACCTGCATGGAGCTGCCCGCGCTGCCGTTCGACGAGCTGGTCAAGCGGATGCCGGCCTCGGGTGCCCAGCGGGTCCGGGCCAAGCTGCGCAAGACCGACGCGGCCGGGATCGAGGAGCACGAGGTCACCGAGCAGGAGGTGCCGCGCGCGGTACGGACGCTGCTGCAGCTCCACGAGAAGCAGTGGCGCGGCCGCGGGGTGACCCCGGAGCACCTCAGGCCCCGTTTCGCCGAGCACCTGACCCGGGCCACCCGGCGGATGGTGCGGGCCGGCGAGGGCCGGCTGACCGAGTTCCGGCTGGACGGGAAGGTGGTCGCCGCCAACGTCACCCTGCTGTCGGGGGCGTTGAGCGGCGGCTACCTGTACGGGGCCGACCCGGACCTGCGGACCCGGAAGGTGGACGTGGCGACGCTGTTGCTGCGCTACGAGGCCGGCCGCGCCCTCGCGGAGGGCCGCCCGGTGGTGAGCTTCCTGCGCGGCAACGAGCCGTACAAGAACCACTGGCGGCCCGAGACGGTCGTCAACCAGCGGTTCCTGCTGGCCAGGACGGCGCTCGCGCCCCTGCTCCGCCTGCACGAATCGCAGGTGACGGGGCGCGAGCGTGCGGTGGACGCGCTGCGCGAGGCCCTGCCGGCCGCCAGGGACTGGCGGGCGCGGCTCAACGAACTGCGGGTCCGATGA